One Archocentrus centrarchus isolate MPI-CPG fArcCen1 chromosome 14, fArcCen1, whole genome shotgun sequence DNA window includes the following coding sequences:
- the LOC115792448 gene encoding lipocalin-like isoform X1: MASFLTLLGAVLCSLMVSSQVVPQADFDLQAIAGKWYHIGLATNAERYVSRRGKMNMGTYVITPLPNGDLDLLYSSVYNGTCRKMDKVANKTDVPGKYRSISRRTGHLSVLSIVDVKYDEYALTHAVNTKENDTYIVNKLYGRDADLSAEVQEKFRQFSLQTGVLPENVMFFPKSGIFISVGNLK; this comes from the exons ATGGCTTCTTTTCTCACTCTGCTGGGAGCTGTGCTCTGCTCCCTCATGGTTTCTTCTCAAGTCGTACCTCAGGCAGACTTTGATTTACAGGCG ATTGCTGGTAAGTGGTATCATATTGGACTTGCCACGAATGCTGAGCGTTATGTCAGTCGCAGAGGGAAGATGAACATGGGCACTTACGTGATTACCCCACTTCCAAATGGGGATCTGGATTTGTTATACTCCAGTGT CTATAATGGTACATGTCGGAAAATGGACAAAGTTGCCAATAAGACTGATGTGCCTGGAAAGTACAGATCCATAAGTCGAC gCACGGGACACTTGAGTGTGTTGTCCATAGTTGATGTGAAATATGATGAATACGCTCTGACTCACGCTGTAAACACCAAGGAGAATGACACCTATATTGTTAACAAACTATATG GACGTGATGCGGATCTCAGCGCTGAGGTGCAGGAGAAGTTCAGGCAGTTCTCCTTGCAGACTGGCGTCCTTCCTGAAAATGTCATGTTCTTTCCCAAAAGCGGTATTTTTATATCAGTAGGAAATCTTAAATGA
- the LOC115791449 gene encoding lipocalin-like, which translates to MASLLTLLGAVLCSLMVSSEVVPQADFDLQALAGKWYLIGIATNDLWFLSFKNFVLMGTATITPTADGDLELVYSELSPYDTCYTSYIYANKTKVPGIFTYVTEFWGYAELCMAYAKYDEYYLTHTTNNRGNESFAVNRLYGRDVELSAEVQEKFRQFSLETGILSENIVILPKNEECLPADLPFW; encoded by the exons ATGGCTTCACTTCTCACTCTGCTGGGAGCTGTGCTCTGCTCCCTGATGGTTTCTTCTGAAGTCGTACCTCAGGCAGACTTTGATTTACAGGCG TTGGCAGGTAAGTGGTACCTGATTGGAATTGCCACTAACGATCTGTGGTTTCTCAGCTTCAAAAACTTTGTTTTGATGGGCACAGCCACCATTACCCCAACTGCTGATGGGGACCTGGAATTGGTATACTCTGAGCTCAG CCCTTATGATACATGTTACACAAGTTACATTTATGCCAACAAGACCAAGGTGCCTGGAATTTTCACATATGTAACTGAAT TCTGGGGATATGCTGAGTTGTGCATGGCTTATGCAAAATATGATGAGTACTACCTGACTCACACCACCAACAACAGAGGGAATGAAAGCTTTGCTGTTAACAGATTATACG GACGTGATGTGGAGCTCAGCGCTGAGGTGCAGGAGAAGTTCAGGCAGTTCTCCTTGGAGACTGGAATCCTGTCTGAAAATATCGTCATCCTTCCCAAAAATG AGGAGTGTCTCCCGGCTGATCTTCCCTTCTGGTAA
- the LOC115792467 gene encoding lipocalin-like — protein MASLLTLLGAVLCSLMVSSEVVPQADFDLQAMAGQWYLIGIASNAQWFVKGKDKMKMGTTMITPTADGGMELSFSGLSQNNTCRTMVNVANKTEVPGKFTYISRYWGYVSDLRMVDVKYDEYALSYSFNTMGNGTFVVDRLYGRDVELSDELKEKFRQFSLQTGILPENIVILPKNEECPPA, from the exons ATGGCTTCTCTTCTCACTCTGCTGGGAGCTGTGCTCTGCTCCCTGATGGTTTCTTCTGAAGTCGTACCTCAGGCAGACTTTGATTTACAGGCG ATGGCAGGACAGTGGTACTTGATTGGAATTGCCTCTAATGCCCAGTGGTTTGTCAAAGGCAAGGACAAAATGAAGATGGGCACAACAATGATTACCCCAACTGCCGATGGGGGCATGGAGCTGTCATTCTCCGGTCTCAG CCAAAATAATACATGTCGGACAATGGTAAATGTGGCCAACAAGACTGAGGTGCCTGGAAAATTCACATACATAAGTCGGT ACTGGGGGTATGTGAGTGACTTGCGTATGGTTGATGTGAAATACGATGAGTATGCCCTGAGTTATTCCTTCAACACCATGGGAAATGGAACCTTTGTTGTTGACAGATTATATG GGCGTGATGTGGAGCTCAGTGATGAGTTGAAGGAGAAGTTCAGGCAGTTCTCCTTGCAGACTGGCATCCTGCCTGAAAATATTGTCATCCTTCCCAAAAATG AGGAGTGTCCACCTGCCTAA
- the LOC115792448 gene encoding lipocalin-like isoform X2: protein MASFLTLLGAVLCSLMVSSQVVPQADFDLQAIAGKWYHIGLATNAERYVSRRGKMNMGTYVITPLPNGDLDLLYSSVYNGTCRKMDKVANKTDVPGKYRSISRRTGHLSVLSIVDVKYDEYALTHAVNTKENDTYIVNKLYGRDADLSAEVQEKFRQFSLQTGVLPENVMFFPKSEECTSA from the exons ATGGCTTCTTTTCTCACTCTGCTGGGAGCTGTGCTCTGCTCCCTCATGGTTTCTTCTCAAGTCGTACCTCAGGCAGACTTTGATTTACAGGCG ATTGCTGGTAAGTGGTATCATATTGGACTTGCCACGAATGCTGAGCGTTATGTCAGTCGCAGAGGGAAGATGAACATGGGCACTTACGTGATTACCCCACTTCCAAATGGGGATCTGGATTTGTTATACTCCAGTGT CTATAATGGTACATGTCGGAAAATGGACAAAGTTGCCAATAAGACTGATGTGCCTGGAAAGTACAGATCCATAAGTCGAC gCACGGGACACTTGAGTGTGTTGTCCATAGTTGATGTGAAATATGATGAATACGCTCTGACTCACGCTGTAAACACCAAGGAGAATGACACCTATATTGTTAACAAACTATATG GACGTGATGCGGATCTCAGCGCTGAGGTGCAGGAGAAGTTCAGGCAGTTCTCCTTGCAGACTGGCGTCCTTCCTGAAAATGTCATGTTCTTTCCCAAAAGCG AGGAGTGTACATCTGCCTAA